The Scomber scombrus chromosome 5, fScoSco1.1, whole genome shotgun sequence genome window below encodes:
- the c5ar1 gene encoding C5a anaphylatoxin chemotactic receptor 1, which produces MDDIIENSTYPDYSDILPEFPDDLVPAIQPIQIVALVFYGLVVLLGVPGNALVVWVTGFCMPRSVTSIWFLNLALADLLCCLSLPLLMVPLAHDDHWHFGTLACTLVKGIFYLVMYCSILQLVLISLDRWMLVSRPVWCQNNRRPKLAGCLCAAVWFLALIGSIPQFVYTKEITAGENKRECVTVYTLVSAWLITSFRFLMGFFLPFLVIVVSHCVVYRRAESGMSRGRTRSKRTLKVIIAVVLSFFLCWLPLHIVDFLLLVTPRSSIHNPNLYLTQILVLCLAYFNSCINPLIYVCLGRSFKDSMTRSLRNMLNFISEDPTNKMSVMTADTKSTSNEKETTKI; this is translated from the coding sequence ATGGATGACATAATTGAAAACTCCACTTATCCTGACTACAGTGATATACTGCCTGAGTTTCCTGACGATTTGGTGCCTGCAATTCAGCCGATTCAGATTGTAGCTCTGGTCTTCTATGGCCTTGTGGTTCTGTTGGGTGTCCCTGGAAATGCCCTGGTGGTGTGGGTGACTGGGTTTTGCATGCCCAGGTCTGTCACCTCAATCTGGTTCCTAAACCTTGCCTTGGCTGATCTTCTGTGCTGCCTGTCCCTCCCTCTGCTCATGGTCCCTCTGGCCCATGATGACCACTGGCACTTTGGCACACTGGCCTGCACCCTGGTTAAAGGTATCTTTTACCTGGTGATGTACTGCAGCATCTTGCAGCTGGTTTTGATCAGTCTGGATCGCTGGATGCTGGTCAGCAGACCCGTGTGGTGCCAGAACAACAGGCGACCTAAACTGGCTGGCTGCCTATGTGCTGCTGTCTGGTTCCTGGCCCTGATAGGCAGCATCCCCCAGTTTGTCTACACTAAGGAGATCACAGCTGGGGAGAACAAGCGAGAGTGCGTGACGGTGTACACCCTGGTCAGTGCTTGGCTCATCACGTCCTTCCGCTTCCTGATGggattcttcctccctttcctggTGATTGTGGTCTCTCACTGTGTGGTTTACAGAAGAGCAGAGAGTGGAATGTCACGTGGTCGAACCCGCTCCAAGCGCACACTGAAGGTAATCATCGCTGTGGTACTGAGTTTCTTCCTGTGCTGGCTCCCACTGCACATTGTGGACTTCCTCTTATTGGTTACCCCTCGAAGTTCCATTCACAACCCAAATCTATACCTGACACAAATTTTAGTGCTCTGCCTGGCATATTTCAACAGCTGCATCAACCCACTCATCTATGTGTGTCTTGGCCGAAGCTTCAAGGACAGCATGACACGCTCCCTGCGCAACATGCTCAACTTCATCAGCGAGGATCCTACAAACAAGATGAGCGTCATGACTGCTGACACCAAGAGCACGAGCAATGAAAAGGAGACGACTAAAATCTGA